The Actinobacillus equuli genome includes a window with the following:
- a CDS encoding AMP-dependent synthetase/ligase, which produces MNQLLDFHFVHRVRQQAKKLQNSTALRHKEHGTWVDISWQDFQSQIDNVSLALLAHGIGIQDKIGIFAHNMPQWTIADLGALQIRAVTVPIYATNTAKQAELIINNADIKLLFVGDQEQLDVALKIAKNCPSLEKIIVMKPHLEGTFDNDSSSCGWNDFLGKSSEKYRPELIRCLNSARLDDLFTLIYTSGTTGTPKGVMLDFSNLAHQLQAHDLALPEVGTDDVSLSFLPFSHIFERAWVAYLLHKGATVCYLEDTNEVRTALTEVKPTLMCAVPRLYEKMYGAIFDKVKQAPFHRRALFTWALKQGKTFVRTQKATLAYKLANKLVLTKLRALLGGNIKMMPCGGAKLEPTIGEFFHSIGINVKLGYGMTETTATVSCWADRNFALNSIGTLMPNAEVKIGADNEILVRGGMVMKGYYKNPEETAKAFTEDGFLRTGDAGALDEHGNLYITDRIKELMKTSNGKYIAPQYIEGKLAKDKFIEQIAVIADTKKYVSALIVPSFEALEEYAKQLNIKYHDRLELIKHSAVIQLFEKRIEELQQELAHFEQIKKFTLLPQAFSIHMEELTPTLKLRRKVILERYRSQIEAMYS; this is translated from the coding sequence ATGAATCAGCTGTTAGACTTCCATTTCGTTCATCGAGTACGACAACAAGCAAAAAAGCTACAAAACTCGACCGCTTTACGCCATAAGGAACATGGCACATGGGTGGATATTTCTTGGCAAGACTTTCAATCACAGATTGATAACGTTTCGCTCGCATTACTAGCTCATGGTATTGGAATACAAGATAAAATTGGCATTTTTGCTCACAACATGCCGCAATGGACTATAGCGGATCTAGGTGCGTTACAGATTCGTGCCGTAACGGTACCAATTTACGCGACAAATACTGCCAAACAAGCTGAATTAATCATTAATAATGCAGACATCAAACTCTTGTTCGTAGGAGATCAAGAACAGCTTGACGTTGCATTAAAAATTGCTAAAAACTGTCCTTCGCTTGAGAAAATTATTGTCATGAAACCTCATCTTGAGGGAACGTTTGACAATGATTCTTCGTCATGTGGTTGGAATGATTTCTTGGGAAAAAGTTCCGAAAAATACCGACCTGAACTCATCCGATGTCTAAACAGCGCTCGACTCGATGATTTATTCACCCTGATTTATACTTCAGGAACAACAGGTACACCTAAAGGCGTGATGTTGGACTTCTCAAATCTGGCTCATCAATTACAAGCGCATGATCTAGCTTTACCGGAGGTAGGGACTGATGATGTTTCTTTGTCATTCCTACCTTTTTCACATATTTTCGAACGGGCTTGGGTCGCTTATTTATTACATAAAGGTGCTACAGTCTGTTATTTAGAAGACACTAATGAAGTGCGCACAGCATTAACCGAGGTAAAACCAACCTTAATGTGTGCAGTTCCTCGTTTATACGAAAAAATGTATGGCGCAATTTTTGATAAAGTAAAACAAGCCCCTTTTCACCGCCGTGCATTATTCACATGGGCGTTAAAACAAGGAAAAACCTTTGTTCGCACACAAAAAGCCACATTAGCTTACAAACTGGCAAATAAATTAGTTCTGACAAAATTAAGAGCGTTATTAGGCGGAAACATCAAAATGATGCCTTGCGGCGGGGCAAAATTAGAACCGACTATCGGGGAGTTTTTTCATAGCATCGGTATCAATGTAAAATTAGGCTACGGTATGACGGAAACGACCGCTACCGTTTCTTGCTGGGCAGATCGCAACTTTGCTTTAAATTCCATTGGAACGCTCATGCCGAATGCCGAGGTAAAAATCGGTGCAGATAATGAAATTCTGGTTCGCGGCGGTATGGTGATGAAAGGCTATTATAAAAATCCGGAAGAAACCGCTAAAGCCTTTACCGAAGACGGCTTCTTACGTACCGGAGATGCCGGCGCATTAGATGAACATGGCAATCTGTATATTACCGACCGTATTAAAGAGCTGATGAAAACCTCAAACGGTAAATATATTGCCCCGCAATATATCGAAGGTAAATTGGCTAAAGATAAATTTATTGAACAAATTGCAGTGATTGCGGATACCAAAAAATATGTATCGGCACTGATTGTGCCTTCGTTTGAAGCTTTGGAAGAATACGCTAAACAATTGAATATCAAGTACCATGATCGCCTTGAATTAATCAAGCATTCGGCGGTTATTCAATTATTTGAAAAGCGCATTGAAGAGTTACAACAAGAGCTTGCCCATTTCGAACAAATTAAAAAGTTCACCTTACTGCCGCAAGCTTTTAGTATCCATATGGAAGAACTCACGCCAACGCTTAAATTACGCCGTAAGGTCATTCTAGAACGCTATCGCTCGCAAATTGAAGCGATGTACAGCTAG
- a CDS encoding site-specific recombinase, with protein sequence MPKIKLNETTLSPFVTQQIEQNDAFTLLNGLCQWLRAGKPEQAVEKLEFFTNLLKQQPELAQAVATLICRWLCQLRLYPILVSSGILGRQGFGREMRNRLYEKLNPSFKDVNDLRDVFILLFCDRHDVDWINAIPTKSWLNFLNTLDRSVSEQDRTWLYEHIRHEGLFAIKMLSIWIAAEDLEPELIRLDPTLLDADSPFVALQKEVFQWLEARRQNQYYDDSHLQVMFSQSRELVDRLQKKGSTAGSSLGVAHLLERLSQTLDRLSMLMELFSTNRVARLRVLQITKMLAEASAKQHSISDLWKQSVKMLSRSITQHTSDHGEHYITRDKKEYFSMFYSAAGGGVLIALMALFKVYLGGMIDDKVWKGIAEGLNYGIGFTIIFMLHFTVATKQPAMTAARFAEAVERNPQGRAVNMKLAQLLVDVLRSQSIAVLGNVIVSMSVAALIAYGYTKHTGKALLDSEMVQYQLSSIDPTKGTLWFAAIAGLWLFCSGIISGYFDNRSNYLNTRMRLRQHPWLKAILPLSIREKFADYVHNNAGSIIGNLGFGMLLGITGVIGYWLGLPLDIRHVAFSSANVGYAVVSESLGWQVLLQSICFVLMIGAVNLIVSFSLTLWIALRSRNTEIDSWREILKCLWEIIRKRPLSLLLPVQLNK encoded by the coding sequence ATGCCAAAAATAAAACTTAATGAAACAACACTTTCCCCCTTCGTTACCCAGCAAATCGAACAAAACGACGCTTTTACTTTACTGAACGGCTTATGCCAGTGGCTTAGAGCCGGTAAGCCGGAACAAGCGGTCGAAAAATTAGAATTTTTTACCAATTTACTTAAGCAACAGCCGGAACTCGCTCAAGCGGTGGCAACATTGATCTGCCGTTGGCTTTGCCAGTTACGTTTATATCCGATTTTAGTCAGTAGCGGCATTTTAGGTCGCCAAGGTTTCGGACGTGAAATGCGTAATCGCTTATATGAGAAGCTCAATCCCTCATTTAAAGATGTGAATGATTTACGTGATGTGTTTATTTTATTGTTTTGCGATCGGCATGATGTGGACTGGATTAATGCCATTCCGACCAAAAGTTGGTTAAATTTTCTCAACACTTTAGATCGCAGTGTAAGTGAACAGGATAGAACCTGGCTGTATGAGCATATTCGTCACGAAGGGTTATTTGCGATCAAAATGCTTTCGATTTGGATTGCGGCAGAGGATTTGGAGCCGGAGTTAATTCGACTTGATCCGACATTACTGGATGCGGATTCGCCTTTTGTCGCATTGCAAAAAGAAGTTTTCCAATGGCTAGAGGCTCGCCGTCAAAATCAATATTATGACGATAGTCATTTACAGGTGATGTTTAGCCAATCACGTGAATTGGTTGATCGCTTACAGAAAAAAGGATCGACAGCCGGTTCGTCACTTGGTGTGGCGCACTTGCTTGAGCGTTTAAGCCAAACGTTAGACCGTTTATCCATGTTGATGGAATTATTTTCTACCAACAGAGTAGCTCGTTTGCGCGTGTTACAAATTACCAAAATGTTGGCGGAAGCTTCGGCAAAGCAGCACAGTATTTCCGATTTATGGAAACAAAGCGTCAAAATGCTTTCTCGCAGCATCACTCAACACACCAGTGATCACGGCGAACATTATATTACCCGTGATAAAAAAGAATATTTCAGCATGTTTTATTCTGCTGCCGGCGGTGGAGTACTGATTGCGCTGATGGCGCTATTTAAAGTGTATCTAGGCGGAATGATTGACGATAAGGTCTGGAAAGGTATTGCGGAAGGTTTGAACTACGGTATCGGTTTTACCATTATCTTTATGTTGCATTTTACCGTGGCGACCAAGCAGCCGGCGATGACTGCCGCCCGTTTTGCCGAGGCAGTCGAACGAAACCCGCAGGGCAGAGCGGTGAATATGAAACTGGCGCAATTGTTGGTGGACGTATTGCGTTCACAAAGCATTGCGGTACTTGGGAACGTGATTGTGTCGATGAGTGTGGCGGCATTGATCGCCTATGGCTATACAAAACACACCGGCAAAGCGTTATTAGACAGTGAGATGGTGCAATATCAGCTAAGTTCGATTGATCCGACCAAAGGGACGTTATGGTTTGCGGCAATTGCCGGTTTGTGGTTGTTCTGTTCGGGGATTATTTCCGGCTACTTTGACAACCGTAGCAACTATTTAAATACCCGTATGCGCTTAAGACAGCACCCGTGGTTAAAGGCAATTTTACCGTTATCCATCCGAGAGAAATTTGCTGACTATGTGCATAATAATGCAGGTTCGATTATCGGTAACTTAGGATTCGGTATGTTGCTTGGTATTACCGGTGTGATTGGTTATTGGTTAGGATTACCACTTGATATTCGTCACGTTGCCTTTTCTTCGGCGAATGTCGGCTATGCGGTGGTAAGTGAATCATTAGGCTGGCAAGTGTTACTGCAAAGCATCTGCTTTGTGTTGATGATCGGTGCGGTTAACTTGATTGTCAGTTTCTCTCTAACGTTATGGATTGCATTGCGTTCACGTAATACCGAAATTGATAGCTGGCGGGAAATTTTAAAATGCTTATGGGAAATTATCCGTAAGCGCCCGTTAAGTTTATTGTTACCAGTTCAGTTGAATAAGTAG
- the pgaC gene encoding poly-beta-1,6-N-acetyl-D-glucosamine synthase — protein MILEVLSLFVFAYPAVMAFYWAVAGGAYFLFKEKLKVPPKFSEMNKEDVPLVSLMVPCYNESDNLDEAVPHLLNLKYPNYELIFINDGSRDNTGELIDKWAKTDNRIVALHQKNSGKASALNNGLKIAKGKYVGCIDGDAVLDYMALDYMVQALESNPEYGAVTGNPRVRNRSTILGRLQVSEFSSIIGLIKRAQCLMGTIFTVSGVCCLFRKDVMHEIGGWSTNMITEDIDVSWKIQTSGYDIFYEPRALCWVLMPETIKGLFNQRLRWAQGGAETMMKYFPKIWHLKNRRLWPMFAEYIITAVWAISLVGAMITSVYQLTFDGNVSFINWGSLKPSMAILFIAFFAQLSISLYIDNRYERGVVKYAFSCIWYPWWYWMLNTVTLLCGIPKAIFRNKSRLAVWTSPDRGV, from the coding sequence ATGATTCTAGAAGTATTGAGTTTATTTGTATTTGCTTATCCTGCCGTAATGGCGTTTTATTGGGCTGTGGCGGGAGGGGCTTATTTTCTATTTAAGGAAAAACTAAAAGTCCCGCCTAAATTCAGTGAGATGAATAAAGAAGATGTACCTTTAGTGAGTTTGATGGTTCCTTGTTATAACGAATCGGATAATTTAGATGAAGCCGTTCCACATTTATTGAATTTAAAATATCCAAATTATGAACTGATTTTTATCAATGACGGTAGTCGGGATAACACCGGCGAGTTAATTGATAAATGGGCGAAAACCGATAATCGTATCGTTGCTTTACACCAGAAAAACTCAGGTAAAGCGAGCGCATTAAATAACGGCTTAAAAATTGCGAAAGGCAAATATGTAGGATGTATTGACGGTGATGCGGTATTAGATTACATGGCACTGGATTATATGGTACAGGCATTGGAATCTAATCCGGAATATGGCGCGGTAACCGGCAATCCACGTGTACGTAATCGCAGCACGATTTTAGGGCGTTTACAAGTTTCTGAATTCAGTTCTATTATCGGGTTAATTAAACGTGCTCAATGTTTAATGGGGACGATTTTCACCGTATCCGGCGTATGTTGCTTATTCCGCAAAGACGTAATGCATGAAATCGGCGGTTGGAGTACCAATATGATCACCGAGGATATTGATGTAAGTTGGAAAATTCAGACCTCCGGCTACGATATCTTTTATGAGCCTCGTGCATTATGTTGGGTGTTAATGCCGGAAACAATCAAAGGACTGTTTAATCAGCGTCTACGTTGGGCACAAGGTGGTGCAGAAACGATGATGAAGTATTTCCCTAAAATTTGGCATTTAAAAAATCGCCGTCTATGGCCGATGTTTGCTGAATATATTATTACTGCAGTTTGGGCAATTTCATTAGTGGGCGCAATGATTACAAGCGTATACCAGTTAACTTTTGATGGTAATGTAAGTTTCATTAATTGGGGTTCTTTAAAGCCGAGTATGGCAATTTTATTTATTGCGTTTTTTGCCCAATTAAGTATCAGTCTTTATATCGATAACCGTTATGAACGAGGGGTTGTGAAGTACGCTTTCTCATGCATATGGTATCCATGGTGGTATTGGATGTTAAATACGGTCACATTGTTATGCGGAATTCCAAAAGCAATTTTCCGTAATAAATCGAGATTAGCAGTATGGACAAGCCCAGATAGAGGAGT
- a CDS encoding MlaA family lipoprotein — MKLKQLGLVAGIVMLTACSSAIDPATGERKDPLEGFNRAMWKVNYEYIDPYVLKPVATGWRDYVPSPIKTGLTNVANNLDEPASFVNRLLEGEGKKAMIHFNRFWINSIFGLGGLIDWASQTPDLKLDNGNREFGHTLGSYNVPAGTYIMVPGYGATTPRQAVGKAADSAYPVLSMLTMPWTVAKFAVQGVDSRSKLLDQDALLQQSSDPYVTFREAYFQNLEFKVSDGKVAEESGKEQLSEQELQNID; from the coding sequence ATGAAATTAAAACAATTAGGCTTAGTTGCGGGGATCGTGATGTTAACAGCATGTTCATCGGCGATTGATCCGGCGACCGGAGAGCGTAAAGATCCACTGGAAGGCTTTAACCGCGCGATGTGGAAAGTGAATTATGAATATATCGATCCTTATGTATTAAAACCGGTAGCAACAGGGTGGCGTGATTATGTACCAAGCCCGATCAAAACCGGTTTAACCAATGTTGCGAATAACCTTGATGAACCGGCAAGTTTTGTTAACCGCTTGTTGGAAGGTGAAGGTAAAAAGGCAATGATCCACTTCAACCGTTTTTGGATTAACTCGATTTTCGGTTTAGGCGGGTTAATTGACTGGGCGAGCCAAACGCCGGATCTCAAACTGGATAACGGTAATCGTGAGTTTGGTCATACGCTAGGCAGTTATAATGTGCCGGCAGGTACTTATATTATGGTGCCGGGTTATGGCGCAACCACACCTCGTCAAGCGGTCGGTAAAGCAGCGGATTCAGCTTATCCTGTATTATCTATGCTTACGATGCCTTGGACAGTCGCGAAATTTGCCGTACAAGGTGTAGATAGCCGCTCAAAATTATTAGATCAAGATGCATTATTACAGCAGTCTTCCGATCCATATGTTACTTTCCGTGAGGCTTATTTCCAAAATCTCGAATTTAAAGTGAGTGACGGTAAAGTTGCGGAAGAAAGCGGTAAAGAACAGCTTTCCGAACAAGAATTACAAAATATCGATTAG
- the pgaA gene encoding poly-beta-1,6 N-acetyl-D-glucosamine export porin PgaA, translating to MGIKFNHVVLALLSTTAANTIFANQSPIDVKREEIVIFARQGDSQLEQAITQMSALYKKTQDQKVRDDLIALMVRKGQFKEATQVCPRCNVNSFSESELENLAKAYRTSQNLPKSLQLYAKLRSSYPQNPNGLLGSALVETELGKYQDAQTHLAQYKQKFGTDDGYKDASSFLLDQTEPELAKLGRWQDQIKANPSNHKLAIQLYRLAAKLNVHPVQDQLVQSYPELFTAKDKAWLEHSEVISAVKGNSSLKKVELQNAHKRLTRVIENTDTENPLYQQAIQDRLAIANRLNNNELVREDYQRLTALDKGIPDYVKEAYADTLLREGSAFKALEIYQELEAKERAQHNAVNTALLFKLISASSDAGYFQQAQDYQDQIRESETIWDFTHTTRLSNPNYERAYYNQVNLHNWRGDKTTAIEKLVDRLMHLVPGDPWTMLALSDLESSRNNHDRANFLADKASHFLGESDQGAYKNQRANIALSQGNLREVRKLIDSYTEEERDGAESVLKNYEDARRGSFSASFGVLHQTAPKNKSSNETTQEYYLNSPKSADGHYAYVHYAEEKVPTEDTVLKQRRIGVGTNVNLYPINVNIEAGKGIKLHDKSYLSLATSYQFNQRWRFDLSGNLNGSGTPIKAINQGIYTKDIGFGTTYTYRDLFRIGAGINAMKFDDGNLRKSFYAWASAETFRKDRWALTNNLRFDYQRNKETASAWYYNPLKSRNIEFGADLSYWQPMNYGLALTHHIRASAGQYKQQGHKAERSWALSYGHDWRITKKVSLSYEVGRKKNIYDGDAEFNNYGNVNLSYSF from the coding sequence ATGGGTATCAAATTTAATCACGTTGTGCTTGCCCTCCTCTCAACTACTGCAGCAAATACGATTTTTGCAAATCAATCGCCGATTGATGTCAAACGTGAAGAAATCGTTATTTTTGCACGCCAAGGAGATAGTCAGCTTGAGCAAGCTATTACTCAAATGTCGGCTTTATATAAAAAGACACAAGACCAAAAGGTCAGAGATGATTTAATTGCTTTAATGGTCAGGAAAGGTCAATTTAAAGAAGCGACACAGGTCTGTCCGAGATGTAATGTAAATAGTTTCTCGGAAAGCGAACTTGAAAATTTGGCAAAGGCATATCGCACAAGTCAAAATCTTCCAAAATCCCTTCAGTTATATGCGAAGCTACGCAGTTCTTATCCCCAAAACCCAAATGGCTTGTTAGGCAGTGCACTTGTTGAAACAGAGCTAGGCAAATATCAAGATGCACAAACACATCTTGCCCAATATAAGCAAAAGTTTGGTACTGATGATGGTTACAAGGACGCATCAAGCTTTCTGTTAGATCAAACGGAACCTGAATTAGCTAAATTAGGACGTTGGCAGGATCAAATTAAAGCCAATCCGTCAAATCATAAATTGGCAATACAGCTTTATCGGTTAGCGGCAAAATTGAATGTTCATCCTGTTCAAGATCAGCTTGTGCAAAGCTATCCGGAACTGTTTACAGCAAAAGATAAAGCTTGGTTAGAGCATAGCGAAGTGATTTCGGCGGTAAAAGGCAATAGCAGTTTGAAAAAAGTCGAACTGCAAAATGCTCATAAACGCTTAACACGGGTGATTGAAAATACGGATACAGAAAACCCTTTATATCAACAAGCGATCCAAGACCGTTTAGCGATTGCTAATCGCTTGAATAATAATGAACTGGTGAGAGAAGACTACCAACGCTTAACTGCTTTAGATAAAGGTATTCCGGATTATGTGAAAGAAGCGTATGCGGATACTTTATTAAGAGAAGGTTCAGCTTTTAAAGCATTAGAGATTTATCAAGAACTGGAAGCCAAAGAACGAGCGCAGCACAATGCGGTTAATACTGCGTTATTGTTTAAGTTAATTAGTGCTTCAAGCGATGCTGGTTATTTCCAACAAGCGCAAGATTATCAAGATCAAATTCGTGAGAGTGAGACCATTTGGGATTTCACACATACGACCCGTTTAAGTAATCCGAATTATGAGCGAGCTTATTACAATCAGGTCAATCTACATAACTGGCGTGGAGATAAAACAACAGCGATTGAAAAGTTAGTCGATAGATTGATGCATCTCGTGCCGGGTGATCCTTGGACTATGTTGGCATTAAGTGATTTGGAAAGCTCTCGTAATAACCATGATCGAGCAAATTTTTTAGCTGATAAAGCAAGTCATTTCTTAGGTGAAAGTGATCAAGGCGCTTATAAAAATCAGCGTGCCAATATCGCACTTAGTCAAGGGAATTTACGAGAAGTTCGTAAGTTGATAGACAGTTATACCGAGGAAGAACGTGATGGTGCTGAGTCGGTTTTAAAAAATTATGAAGATGCTCGCCGAGGTAGTTTTAGTGCTTCATTCGGAGTATTGCATCAGACTGCACCAAAAAACAAATCAAGTAATGAAACGACGCAAGAATATTATCTGAATTCACCGAAAAGTGCGGACGGACATTATGCTTATGTGCATTACGCGGAAGAAAAAGTGCCAACAGAAGATACGGTGTTGAAACAACGTCGTATCGGTGTCGGTACGAATGTGAATTTATATCCTATTAACGTGAATATTGAAGCCGGTAAGGGGATTAAATTACACGATAAAAGTTATCTATCATTAGCTACTTCTTATCAGTTTAATCAACGTTGGCGTTTTGATTTATCTGGTAACCTGAATGGTAGCGGAACACCGATCAAAGCGATTAACCAAGGGATTTATACGAAAGATATCGGTTTCGGTACAACTTATACCTATCGTGATTTATTCCGTATCGGTGCCGGTATTAATGCAATGAAATTTGATGACGGTAATCTGCGTAAATCGTTTTATGCATGGGCTTCGGCAGAAACATTCAGAAAAGATCGTTGGGCTTTAACTAATAATTTGCGCTTTGATTATCAACGCAATAAAGAAACTGCTTCAGCATGGTATTACAACCCATTAAAAAGCCGCAATATAGAATTCGGTGCGGATCTCAGTTATTGGCAGCCGATGAATTACGGCTTGGCTTTAACGCATCATATCCGAGCGAGTGCGGGTCAATATAAACAGCAAGGACACAAGGCGGAACGCTCTTGGGCGTTAAGCTACGGACATGATTGGCGTATTACCAAGAAAGTGAGTTTATCTTATGAAGTCGGTCGTAAGAAAAATATCTACGATGGCGATGCGGAATTTAATAATTACGGCAACGTAAATCTTTCATATTCTTTTTAG
- a CDS encoding D-hexose-6-phosphate mutarotase produces MKTEFIRQISQGISLEKCNELYVIRVQHALGSALVALQGAQLLSWQPAAAQQDVLWLSEIEPFQKGNAIRGGVPICYPWFGSAKSPSHGTARIREWSLSHYEMDEEYAYLEFSLYDEQNIIEAKIEMAFNQECHLIFTHYAEQEAQAALHSYFNVADIQQTEVKGLPHECFDSLTKQFVQVPSPRKIHENVDCIYSAEQSINCIEDAANQRTIQIEHIDASDIVLWNPWHKATSSMSETGYQTMLCVETARINRKLQQGESFEVIFKLV; encoded by the coding sequence ATGAAAACCGAATTTATTCGCCAAATTAGCCAAGGTATCAGCCTTGAGAAATGTAATGAGTTATATGTGATTCGAGTGCAACATGCTTTAGGCTCTGCGCTGGTTGCTTTGCAAGGTGCACAATTATTAAGTTGGCAGCCGGCAGCGGCACAACAAGATGTGTTATGGCTTTCGGAGATTGAGCCGTTCCAAAAAGGCAATGCGATTCGTGGCGGAGTGCCGATTTGTTATCCGTGGTTCGGTTCGGCAAAAAGTCCGTCACACGGTACGGCACGCATTCGTGAATGGTCGCTCAGTCATTATGAAATGGATGAAGAATATGCCTATTTAGAATTTTCGCTCTATGACGAACAAAATATTATCGAAGCGAAAATTGAAATGGCGTTTAACCAAGAATGTCATTTGATTTTCACTCATTATGCAGAGCAAGAAGCACAGGCGGCATTGCATAGCTATTTCAATGTGGCGGATATTCAGCAAACCGAAGTGAAAGGTTTACCGCATGAATGTTTTGATTCGCTGACTAAACAATTTGTACAAGTGCCTTCACCACGTAAAATCCATGAAAATGTAGATTGCATTTATAGCGCGGAGCAGTCTATTAATTGCATTGAAGATGCGGCAAATCAACGTACGATTCAAATTGAGCATATTGATGCGAGCGATATTGTGTTATGGAACCCGTGGCATAAAGCAACAAGCTCCATGAGCGAAACTGGCTACCAAACGATGTTATGTGTAGAAACTGCCCGTATAAATCGAAAATTACAACAGGGCGAAAGTTTTGAAGTTATCTTTAAGTTAGTGTAA
- the pgaB gene encoding poly-beta-1,6-N-acetyl-D-glucosamine N-deacetylase PgaB, producing MILKKLGQTLAVCFSLFFAKAFAADTYSVLAYHSVVDESAPKDKRLYVSQTITAQQLISHFNWFKAQGYNVVSWQQVMDAEQGKTTLPPKAVLISFDDGYETMYSVIYPLLKAYNYPAVFAPVSSWIDTPMGGKIQYGNEKLDRAKYFATWQQIDEMQKSGLVEIASHTHDLHHGVKANPGGSQLAAMIAPEYKNGKYETEAQYKSRLLNDMKMSVNLIKKHTGKAPRVMVWPYGAFNDAAIELAKQAGMPYHFTLKEKVNHVGDTHIGRFLIDAESNFAVIADYLNRTQDTENESTVQRELHINLDHVYSPDPAVFKANYDALISRVAQYGVTAVYLKAYSDPDKDGIIDGVYFPNPHLPVKADIFSQVAWQLRTRAGVKIYAWMPASIESLPSHVRNADVMKSLYKNLSLYSKGDGLFFDSKIGKDKWSSNDAASIEFTKELKTAAEPYLFFGTRHQKLSRNINPVGKDFSQDLVNFSKEYDRVLIDARPYSLGGVTTASQAKDWLKDIAHIVKDSGVSSKKVLFDFSIVNPKTSKNVSTKELISWIKVLEHNGIMSFGYYPNRYLFDETVLKELKPYVSSNRDITRK from the coding sequence ATGATATTGAAAAAACTCGGTCAGACATTAGCGGTCTGTTTTTCGCTATTTTTTGCAAAGGCATTTGCTGCCGATACATATAGCGTTTTGGCTTATCACTCGGTGGTAGATGAAAGCGCACCTAAGGATAAACGTCTTTATGTTTCACAAACGATTACCGCACAGCAGTTAATTTCGCATTTTAACTGGTTTAAAGCGCAAGGTTACAATGTGGTGAGTTGGCAGCAAGTAATGGATGCGGAACAAGGAAAAACGACTTTACCGCCGAAAGCCGTCCTAATTTCTTTTGATGATGGTTATGAAACCATGTATAGCGTGATTTATCCATTGTTAAAAGCTTATAACTATCCGGCTGTTTTTGCACCGGTATCAAGTTGGATTGACACCCCGATGGGCGGAAAAATTCAATATGGTAATGAAAAATTGGATCGTGCTAAGTATTTCGCGACTTGGCAGCAAATTGATGAGATGCAAAAGAGCGGCTTAGTCGAAATCGCTTCACATACGCATGATTTACACCATGGCGTGAAGGCCAATCCGGGTGGTAGTCAACTTGCTGCGATGATTGCGCCGGAGTACAAAAACGGTAAATATGAGACGGAAGCTCAGTATAAATCCCGCTTGTTAAACGATATGAAAATGTCGGTAAACCTGATTAAGAAGCATACGGGTAAAGCACCAAGAGTGATGGTATGGCCATACGGCGCATTTAATGATGCGGCGATTGAATTAGCAAAACAAGCGGGTATGCCTTATCACTTTACCTTGAAAGAGAAAGTAAATCACGTTGGCGATACGCATATTGGTCGTTTCTTGATTGATGCGGAGTCTAATTTTGCCGTGATTGCGGATTATCTAAATCGTACGCAAGATACGGAGAACGAATCTACGGTTCAGCGTGAATTGCATATTAATTTAGACCATGTGTATAGCCCAGATCCGGCGGTGTTTAAAGCTAATTATGACGCATTAATTAGCCGTGTCGCTCAGTACGGCGTTACGGCGGTGTATCTGAAAGCATATTCGGATCCGGATAAAGACGGCATTATTGACGGAGTATATTTCCCTAATCCGCATTTACCGGTAAAAGCAGATATTTTCAGTCAAGTTGCTTGGCAATTACGCACACGTGCCGGCGTTAAAATTTACGCTTGGATGCCCGCTTCAATTGAAAGCTTACCGAGCCATGTTCGTAATGCGGATGTGATGAAATCACTATATAAAAATCTATCGCTTTACTCTAAAGGTGACGGTTTATTCTTTGATAGCAAGATTGGTAAGGATAAATGGAGTAGCAATGATGCTGCATCTATTGAATTTACCAAAGAGTTGAAAACGGCTGCTGAACCTTATTTATTTTTCGGTACGCGTCACCAAAAGTTATCAAGAAATATTAATCCGGTCGGAAAAGATTTCAGCCAAGATTTAGTGAACTTCAGCAAAGAATATGACAGGGTATTAATTGATGCCAGACCTTATTCTTTAGGAGGGGTAACAACAGCCTCACAAGCGAAAGACTGGTTAAAGGATATCGCTCATATCGTTAAGGACTCCGGTGTTTCAAGTAAGAAAGTATTATTCGATTTCTCGATTGTAAATCCAAAAACATCTAAAAATGTCTCTACAAAGGAATTAATCAGTTGGATTAAAGTGTTGGAACATAATGGAATAATGAGTTTTGGGTATTATCCGAATCGCTATTTATTTGATGAAACCGTTCTTAAAGAACTAAAACCTTATGTGTCTAGTAATAGGGATATCACAAGGAAATAA